One genomic region from Labeo rohita strain BAU-BD-2019 chromosome 7, IGBB_LRoh.1.0, whole genome shotgun sequence encodes:
- the acd gene encoding adrenocortical dysplasia protein homolog isoform X2 — translation MNPPKIKRRRMAELEPWIEKLIQNYGESQCETTVKANVVGVCDISDSQRMEHTDACMLFMSDGSAVIPAVLSDAAWERLQDLEEMESFTGLHNAIVYIRSFELKFDMNPDLASCQFYLKVNQMNIVCIASKQQHPPSCTSLESVRDQIRKTWRSLREGSVSSASGVSLSSLLDVWHNDIIINILNDATEKITMSATYCPSVATPTHWHRERLHWRGQEQFIVPVPFLLIPEEQRELMTADPMCAGAESESETPNDLAPPPEESHPTGASSANQTMAAQDGISGSCPDEGQSTLVHTRPEVLCGTGELSGDGESPWDMFTEEPALLDPEQESQSILKEAAPLPIATSTQTQFSKQNSAGESEDGITRSQRPKPTQFSPSHSSDKSFRDPSQEQDKERAQSPPSWLIHNTAPPSERTPLEPSPAGAKPLASPPTKARKKCCYIVPVSLSQVHSDGTPFSYLYHPQPQVATALGHFQIPGHLIQWAVRYLGTSDCADVSAEAGS, via the exons ATGAATCCACCAAAGATAAAACGTCGCCGAATGGCAGAGCTAGAGCCGTGGATAGAGAAACTCATCCAAAATTACGGCGAAAGCCAGTGTGAAACGACTGTAAAAGCAAACGTGGTCGGG GTGTGTGATATATCAGACTCGCAGCGGATGGAGCACACAGATGCCTGTATGCTGTTCATGTCCGATGGGAGCGCTGTCATTCCCGCGGTGCTGAGCGACGCCGCGTGGGAGCGTCTGCAGGA CTTGGAGGAGATGGAGTCTTTCACAGGCCTGCACAATGCTATAGTATACATTCGCAGCTTTGAGCTGAAATTCGACATGAACCCTGATCTG gcaTCCTGCCAGTTTTACTTGAAAGTCAATCAAATGAACATCGTATGCATCGCCTCAAAGCAACAACACCCCCCCAGCTG TACAAGTCTCGAATCAGTCAGAGATCAGATCAGAAAGACGTGGAG ATCCCTCAGGGAGGGTTCAGTAAGTTCAGCCTCTG GGGTCTCGCTCTCATCTCTATTGGACGTGTGGCACAAtgacattataataaatattctaaatgaTGCAACAGAGAAAATAACTATGTCTGCAACATATTGTCCAAGTGTGGCGACACCAACTCACTGGCACCGGGAGAGACTTCATTGGAGG GGACAGGAGCAGTTCATTGTCCCCGTGCCTTTTCTTCTCATCCCGGAGGAACAGAGGGAGCTGATGACAGCTGATCCCA TGTGCGCAGGTGCAGAGAGCGAGAGCGAGACGCCAAATGACTTGGCCCCGCCCCCTGAAGAATCGCATCCAACCGGCGCGTCGAGTGCAAACCAAACAATGGCCGCTCAGGACGGTATAAGTGGCTCATGTCCAGATGAAGGACAGTCTACTCTGGTGCACACAAGACCAG AGGTTTTGTGTGGAACGGGGGAGCTGTCTGGGGACGGAGAGAGCCCATGGGATATGTTCACAGAAGAGCCAGCTCTATTAG ACCCAGAACAAGAAAGTCAATCGATTTTAAAGGAAGCCGCTCCATTGCCTATAGCAACAAGCACCCAAACCCAGTTCTCAAAGCAGAACTCAGCAGGGGAGTCGGAGGATGGCATTACACGCAGTCAGAGACCAAAACCGACCCAGTTTAGTCCGTCCCACTCAAGTGATAAGTCTTTCAGAGACCCCAGTCAGGAGCAAGACAAAGAACGTGCGCAGAGTCCTCCCTCGTGGCTCATCCATAATACAGCCCCACCCTCTGAACGGACGCCCCTAGAGCCTTCACCTGCTGGGGCAAAGCCCTTAGCATCTCCACCCACCAAAGCCAGGAAA AAATGTTGCTACATTGTCCCAGTTTCCCTGTCGCAGGTGCACTCAGATGGAACGCCTTTTTCCTATTTGTATCATCCACAGCCTCAGGTTGCCACAGCCCTCGGCCATTTCCA AATCCCAGGGCATCTAATACAGTGGGCGGTGCGTTATCTGGGGACCTCTGACTGTGCAGATGTCAGCGCTGAAGCTGGTTCATAA
- the acd gene encoding adrenocortical dysplasia protein homolog isoform X4 has product MNPPKIKRRRMAELEPWIEKLIQNYGESQCETTVKANVVGVCDISDSQRMEHTDACMLFMSDGSAVIPAVLSDAAWERLQDLEEMESFTGLHNAIVYIRSFELKFDMNPDLASCQFYLKVNQMNIVCIASKQQHPPSCTSLESVRDQIRKTWRSLREGSVSSASGVSLSSLLDVWHNDIIINILNDATEKITMSATYCPSVATPTHWHRERLHWRGQEQFIVPVPFLLIPEEQRELMTADPMCAGAESESETPNDLAPPPEESHPTGASSANQTMAAQDGISGSCPDEGQSTLVHTRPEVLCGTGELSGDGESPWDMFTEEPALLGRCSTSDSNDPEQESQSILKEAAPLPIATSTQTQFSKQNSAGESEDGITRSQRPKPTQFSPSHSSDKSFRDPSQEQDKERAQSPPSWLIHNTAPPSERTPLEPSPAGAKPLASPPTKARKFPCRRCTQMERLFPICIIHSLRLPQPSAISKSQGI; this is encoded by the exons ATGAATCCACCAAAGATAAAACGTCGCCGAATGGCAGAGCTAGAGCCGTGGATAGAGAAACTCATCCAAAATTACGGCGAAAGCCAGTGTGAAACGACTGTAAAAGCAAACGTGGTCGGG GTGTGTGATATATCAGACTCGCAGCGGATGGAGCACACAGATGCCTGTATGCTGTTCATGTCCGATGGGAGCGCTGTCATTCCCGCGGTGCTGAGCGACGCCGCGTGGGAGCGTCTGCAGGA CTTGGAGGAGATGGAGTCTTTCACAGGCCTGCACAATGCTATAGTATACATTCGCAGCTTTGAGCTGAAATTCGACATGAACCCTGATCTG gcaTCCTGCCAGTTTTACTTGAAAGTCAATCAAATGAACATCGTATGCATCGCCTCAAAGCAACAACACCCCCCCAGCTG TACAAGTCTCGAATCAGTCAGAGATCAGATCAGAAAGACGTGGAG ATCCCTCAGGGAGGGTTCAGTAAGTTCAGCCTCTG GGGTCTCGCTCTCATCTCTATTGGACGTGTGGCACAAtgacattataataaatattctaaatgaTGCAACAGAGAAAATAACTATGTCTGCAACATATTGTCCAAGTGTGGCGACACCAACTCACTGGCACCGGGAGAGACTTCATTGGAGG GGACAGGAGCAGTTCATTGTCCCCGTGCCTTTTCTTCTCATCCCGGAGGAACAGAGGGAGCTGATGACAGCTGATCCCA TGTGCGCAGGTGCAGAGAGCGAGAGCGAGACGCCAAATGACTTGGCCCCGCCCCCTGAAGAATCGCATCCAACCGGCGCGTCGAGTGCAAACCAAACAATGGCCGCTCAGGACGGTATAAGTGGCTCATGTCCAGATGAAGGACAGTCTACTCTGGTGCACACAAGACCAG AGGTTTTGTGTGGAACGGGGGAGCTGTCTGGGGACGGAGAGAGCCCATGGGATATGTTCACAGAAGAGCCAGCTCTATTAGGTAGATGTTCCACCTCAGACTCAAATG ACCCAGAACAAGAAAGTCAATCGATTTTAAAGGAAGCCGCTCCATTGCCTATAGCAACAAGCACCCAAACCCAGTTCTCAAAGCAGAACTCAGCAGGGGAGTCGGAGGATGGCATTACACGCAGTCAGAGACCAAAACCGACCCAGTTTAGTCCGTCCCACTCAAGTGATAAGTCTTTCAGAGACCCCAGTCAGGAGCAAGACAAAGAACGTGCGCAGAGTCCTCCCTCGTGGCTCATCCATAATACAGCCCCACCCTCTGAACGGACGCCCCTAGAGCCTTCACCTGCTGGGGCAAAGCCCTTAGCATCTCCACCCACCAAAGCCAGGAAA TTTCCCTGTCGCAGGTGCACTCAGATGGAACGCCTTTTTCCTATTTGTATCATCCACAGCCTCAGGTTGCCACAGCCCTCGGCCATTTCCA AATCCCAGGGCATCTAA
- the gfod2 gene encoding glucose-fructose oxidoreductase domain-containing protein 2 — protein MLPGVGVFGTGQTVRALVPLLQKEGFPVQAVWGRTQEEAESLASELDIPFSTSKTDDVLLHPEVHLVCILTPPPHTRQIAVKALGIGKNVISEQAATLTDACKMVTAARYYPQLMSIMGNSLRFLPAFVQMKRLLGEGYCGNLQVCEARVYGGSLLSQSYGWAWEELMGGGGLHTVGSCIIDLLSHLTGRRAVRVHGMLRTFVRQGGPAGGIRSVTADDYACFQLLMNGGVVCSVTLNFNLPGTDVHEIMLVGSSGRLIARGTELCGQRASMQVEELLLSDGGEGVGPSVRGLNSMVTQLRLSFQAQEDRRSWARHPVSMAASFEDGLYVQTVVDAIKRSNRTGEWESVEADVQCIGHANGSTKLHKDS, from the exons ATGTTGCCGGGCGTGGGTGTATTTGGAACAGGGCAGACGGTACGTGCCCTGGTGCCGTTGCTCCAAAAGGAAGGCTTCCCTGTTCAGGCTGTTTGGGGCCGTACGCAAGAGGAAGCAGAGTCACTAGCCAGCGAGTTGGATATTCCCTTTTCCACCAGCAAGACAGATGATGTGCTGCTACATCCGGAGGTCCATCTTGTCTGCATATTAACACCTCCTCCACACACACGCCAGATTGCGGTAAAAGCTCTGG GTATAGGTAAAAATGTGATTAGTGAGCAGGCAGCTACGCTGACAGATGCCTGTAAGATGGTGACAGCGGCAAGATATTATCCACAACTTATGAGTATCATGGGAAATTCCTTGCGCTTCTTGCCCGCATTTGTCCAGATGAAACGCCTGCTTGGAGAGGGCTATTGTGGGAACTTGCAG GTATGTGAAGCACGTGTTTATGGAGGCTCACTGCTCAGCCAGTCATATGGATGGGCGTGGGAGGAGCTGATGGGGGGAGGTGGCCTGCATACAGTCGGCTCCTGCATCATCGACCTCCTGAGCCACCTCACGGGACGTCGAGCTGTGCGAGTGCATGGAATGCTCCGGACCTTTGTACGTCAAGGTGGTCCGGCAGGAGGGATTCGTTCTGTAACTGCAGATGACTACGCTTGCTTTCAGCTGCTGATGAACGGAGGCGTGGTCTGCAGCGTGACATTAAACTTCAATCTCCCCGGCACAGATGTGCATGAGATCATGCTTGTGGGGTCATCAGGACGACTCATTGCTCGAGGAACAGAGCTGTGCGGCCAACGGGCCAGCATGCAAGTAGAGGAGCTTCTTTTGAGCGATGGTGGAGAAGGTGTAGGGCCTTCTGTCCGGGGACTGAACAGCATGGTGACTCAGCTCAGACTCTCCTTTCAGGCACAAGAGGACAGGCGCTCTTGGGCGCGGCATCCTGTTTCCATGGCAGCCTCGTTTGAGGATGGGCTGTATGTACAGACGGTTGTAGATGCTATCAAACGGTCAAATCGCACTGGAGAGTGGGAGTCAGTGGAG GCTGATGTCCAGTGCATTGGACATGCTAACGGTTCTACTAAGCTGCACAAAGATtcttga
- the acd gene encoding adrenocortical dysplasia protein homolog isoform X3 has product MNPPKIKRRRMAELEPWIEKLIQNYGESQCETTVKANVVGVCDISDSQRMEHTDACMLFMSDGSAVIPAVLSDAAWERLQDLEEMESFTGLHNAIVYIRSFELKFDMNPDLASCQFYLKVNQMNIVCIASKQQHPPSCTSLESVRDQIRKTWRSLREGSVSSASGVSLSSLLDVWHNDIIINILNDATEKITMSATYCPSVATPTHWHRERLHWRGQEQFIVPVPFLLIPEEQRELMTADPMCAGAESESETPNDLAPPPEESHPTGASSANQTMAAQDGISGSCPDEGQSTLVHTRPEVLCGTGELSGDGESPWDMFTEEPALLGRCSTSDSNDPEQESQSILKEAAPLPIATSTQTQFSKQNSAGESEDGITRSQRPKPTQFSPSHSSDKSFRDPSQEQDKERAQSPPSWLIHNTAPPSERTPLEPSPAGAKPLASPPTKARKVHSDGTPFSYLYHPQPQVATALGHFQIPGHLIQWAVRYLGTSDCADVSAEAGS; this is encoded by the exons ATGAATCCACCAAAGATAAAACGTCGCCGAATGGCAGAGCTAGAGCCGTGGATAGAGAAACTCATCCAAAATTACGGCGAAAGCCAGTGTGAAACGACTGTAAAAGCAAACGTGGTCGGG GTGTGTGATATATCAGACTCGCAGCGGATGGAGCACACAGATGCCTGTATGCTGTTCATGTCCGATGGGAGCGCTGTCATTCCCGCGGTGCTGAGCGACGCCGCGTGGGAGCGTCTGCAGGA CTTGGAGGAGATGGAGTCTTTCACAGGCCTGCACAATGCTATAGTATACATTCGCAGCTTTGAGCTGAAATTCGACATGAACCCTGATCTG gcaTCCTGCCAGTTTTACTTGAAAGTCAATCAAATGAACATCGTATGCATCGCCTCAAAGCAACAACACCCCCCCAGCTG TACAAGTCTCGAATCAGTCAGAGATCAGATCAGAAAGACGTGGAG ATCCCTCAGGGAGGGTTCAGTAAGTTCAGCCTCTG GGGTCTCGCTCTCATCTCTATTGGACGTGTGGCACAAtgacattataataaatattctaaatgaTGCAACAGAGAAAATAACTATGTCTGCAACATATTGTCCAAGTGTGGCGACACCAACTCACTGGCACCGGGAGAGACTTCATTGGAGG GGACAGGAGCAGTTCATTGTCCCCGTGCCTTTTCTTCTCATCCCGGAGGAACAGAGGGAGCTGATGACAGCTGATCCCA TGTGCGCAGGTGCAGAGAGCGAGAGCGAGACGCCAAATGACTTGGCCCCGCCCCCTGAAGAATCGCATCCAACCGGCGCGTCGAGTGCAAACCAAACAATGGCCGCTCAGGACGGTATAAGTGGCTCATGTCCAGATGAAGGACAGTCTACTCTGGTGCACACAAGACCAG AGGTTTTGTGTGGAACGGGGGAGCTGTCTGGGGACGGAGAGAGCCCATGGGATATGTTCACAGAAGAGCCAGCTCTATTAGGTAGATGTTCCACCTCAGACTCAAATG ACCCAGAACAAGAAAGTCAATCGATTTTAAAGGAAGCCGCTCCATTGCCTATAGCAACAAGCACCCAAACCCAGTTCTCAAAGCAGAACTCAGCAGGGGAGTCGGAGGATGGCATTACACGCAGTCAGAGACCAAAACCGACCCAGTTTAGTCCGTCCCACTCAAGTGATAAGTCTTTCAGAGACCCCAGTCAGGAGCAAGACAAAGAACGTGCGCAGAGTCCTCCCTCGTGGCTCATCCATAATACAGCCCCACCCTCTGAACGGACGCCCCTAGAGCCTTCACCTGCTGGGGCAAAGCCCTTAGCATCTCCACCCACCAAAGCCAGGAAA GTGCACTCAGATGGAACGCCTTTTTCCTATTTGTATCATCCACAGCCTCAGGTTGCCACAGCCCTCGGCCATTTCCA AATCCCAGGGCATCTAATACAGTGGGCGGTGCGTTATCTGGGGACCTCTGACTGTGCAGATGTCAGCGCTGAAGCTGGTTCATAA
- the LOC127168879 gene encoding zinc finger BED domain-containing protein: protein MRENLTQRRLPSRSRRSVSQYSKSTSSKMAARKRSIVWSFFQAEDDRRVLCLLCMKTVLYFGHTTNMLRHLRTKHPSDFSSLDKRKPATDAVSKRNDSGCVEVTVLMDEQQVEVESVGEDGEMDGAIKGILRAAAGEGTTEAEVVDEEGEAPVDEGDGKEIQEDDNPANTRKWSSVWVHYRKLGQEPRALCLLCMEKIQHRSSTSNLIRHLQHKHPNEFAQLEDHPQKRPNKRKSEDPSRLASSPTLASGTPTRAHIVSPKRDVRTPCSTSLDRYSGAKWSEGVRILERERELTEALRRVQQEEGRSIQLQKELLQQFREMDAERRVLQNQKCEQEQEHARLRKEKEDFQREKNELLREKDELQKEREELQKEKEELEKQKQELDSWKTSHAQGQASGFYNC, encoded by the exons ATGCGCGAGAATTTAACGCAAAGAAGGTTACCATCTAGATCAAGGCGATCAGTCAGTCAGTATTCAAAGTCGACTAGTTCGAAAATGGCGGCACGAAAGCGAAGTATAGTCTGGTCATTTTTCCAAGCCGAAGATGACAGAAGAGTGTTATGTCTTCTCTGTATGAAGACGGTTTTGTATTTTGGTCACACGACAAACATGCTTCGCCATTTACGAACGAAACACCCCTCTGATTTTTCCTCGTTGGACAAAAGGAAGCCCGCGACAGATGCGGTATCCAAACGCAACGACAGTGGTTGCGTGGAAG TTACAGTGTTGATGGATGAGCAACAGGTAGAGGTGGAGTCCGTGGGAGAAGATGGCGAAATGGATGGTGCCATCAAAGGGATCCTCCGTGCCGCAGCAGGGGAAGGGACAACTGAAGCAGAGGTGGTTGATGAGGAAGGCGAGGCGCCTGTTGATGAAGGGGATGGAAAAGAGATACAAGAGGATGACAACCCGGCTAATACTCGCAAGTGGAGCTCCGTGTGGGTGCACTATCGAAAGCTTGGCCAGGAGCCGCGAGCCCTGTGCTTGCTCTGCATGGAGAAGATCCAGCACCGGAGTAGCACGAGTAACCTTATCAGACATCTACAGCATAAGCATCCCAATGAGTTCGCGCAACTCGAGGATCACCCACAAAAGCGGCCTAACAAGCGCAAATCTGAAGATCCAAGCCGCCTTGCCTCCTCTCCCACATTAGCAAGTGGAACCCCAACCAGAGCTCACATTGTGTCACCGAAGCGTGATGTCCGCACACCTTGCAGTACCAGCCTAGACAGATATTCAG GTGCTAAGTGGTCTGAGGGTGTGCGTATATTGGAAAGAGAGCGAGAACTGACAGAGGCGTTGAGGCGTGTCCAGCAGGAAGAGGGGCGGAGCATACAGCTGCAGAAGGAGTTGCTGCAGCAGTTCCGTGAAATGGATGCTGAGCGCCGAGTGCTTCAGAACCAGAAATGTGAACAAGAGCAGGAGCACGCGAGATTGCGGAAGGAAAAAGAAGACTTCCAGAGGGAGAAGAATGAACTCCTGCGGGAAAAAGATGAGCTGCAGAAGGAAAGAGAGGAGcttcagaaagagaaagaggagCTGGAGAAGCAGAAACAAGAACTGGACTCTTGGAAAACCTCTCATGCACAGGGACAGGCCTCTGGATTTTACAATTGTTGA
- the vrk3 gene encoding inactive serine/threonine-protein kinase VRK3: MLNFCPQCGSKLQPGFKFCPSCGGRLPDPTETVDSQPSEPNPNSVLLSLSAMEVDSAGDSPQSTLSRPPLRSTRSTAAESLDQKSSPLSRKRKVSPPVKEEEKVSQTTSAVITQTPVKRLLTSPRKGKASPKVKEQEEVKETISVTLQTPDKTSLASPRNRKASPQVKEEEVKPMSSVSQSPSKSKGRKRVCAVGPVPEGTVVCDQSSKKWKLVELLWQTELDLTYAVCQANQQAGSNECKYMLRLGAKEGHLFNEQNFHLRAAKPDAVEKWLKLHKLDFLGIPSCVGFGLHEAYRFLVFPSMGQTLQTVMDEGNCTLPEKAVLQLALRLLDALEFIHEKEYAHADIHAGNIYINTDSQTEVFLSGFGHAFRFCPGGKHVEYRQGSRTAHQGNITFISLDSHKGAGPSCRSDLQSLGYCMLYWMTGSLPWSHLSQTSSAIAAEKERYISDIPGLVRCCYKQKKASVALQDYLTNVMSLQYTEKPDYTLLKAGLHESLQKMGGSLKESLNL, translated from the exons ATGCTGAATTTCTGTCCTCAGTGTGGCTCAAAGTTGCAGCCTGGTTTCAAATTCTGCCCATCGTGTGGTGGGAGACTGCCAGACCCAACAGAAACTGTGGATTCACAGCCATCCGAGCCAAATCCAAACTCTGTGCTTTTATCTTTGAGCGCCATGGAAG TCGATTCTGCTGGAGACTCCCCACAATCTACACTGAGTCGTCCGCCTTTGCGTTCAACACGTAGCACAGCCGCAGAATCTTTAG ATCAGAAGTCTTCGCCATTGTCTCGAAAGCGAAAGGTATCCCCTCCGGTTAAAGAGGAGGAAAAAGTGTCCCAGACAACATCGGCCGTAATAACTCAAACCCCAG TTAAGAGGTTATTGACATCCCCACGAAAAGGAAAAGCATCCCCCAAGGTTAAGGAACAAGAGGAGGTGAAAGAAACTATTTCGGTTACACTTCAAACTCCAG ATAAGACGTCTTTAGCGTCACCTCGAAACCGTAAGGCCTCCCCTCAGGTTAAAGAAGAAGAGGTGAAGCCAATGTCTTCAGTTAGTCAAAGCCCAT CCAAAAGCAAAGGCAGGAAACGGGTGTGCGCTGTTGGGCCTGTCCCAGAGGGTACGGTGGTTTGTGACCAGTCCAGCAAAAAGTGGAAGCTGGTTGAACTTCTGTGGCAAACAGAACTAGATCTGACATATGCAG TGTGCCAGGCAAATCAGCAAGCAGGCTCAAATGAATGCAAGTACATGTTGCGACTG GGTGCTAAAGAGGGACACCTGTTTAATGAGCAGAACTTCCATCTGAGAGCAGCTAAACCCGATGCAG TGGAGAAATGGTTGAAATTACACAAATTGGACTTCCTTGGGATTCCATCCTGTGTAGGGTTCGGTCTTCATGAAGCATATAG GTTTTTAGTTTTTCCTAGCATGGGCCAAACTCTACAGACAGTCATGGATGAAGGGAACTGTACTCTGCCTGAGAAAGCTGTTCTCCAGCTTGCACTACGACTA TTGGATGCACTTGAATTCATCCACGAGAAGGAATATGCCCATGCAGACATCCATGCAGGAAATATTTACATCAACACTGACAGTCAAACAGAG gTGTTCTTGTCAGGCTTTGGTCATGCATTTAGATTTTGCCCGGGTGGAAAGCATGTGGAGTACAGACAGGGTAGCCGCACTGCACACCAGGGCAACATCACCTTTATCAGCTTGGATTCTCACAAGGGGGCTG GTCCGTCTTGTCGTAGTGACCTGCAGTCTCTGGGTTACTGTATGCTGTATTGGATGACAGGCTCACTACCCTGGAGTCATCTCTCTCAAACAAGCTCTGCTATTGCGGCAGAGAAGGAGAG GTATATTTCTGATATCCCTGGACTTGTACGTTGCTGTTACAAACAGAAGAAAGCTTCCG TTGCATTACAAGACTACCTGACTAATGTGATGAGCCTGCAGTATACTGAGAAACCAGATTACACACTTCTGAAAGCTGGGCTTCATGAGAGCTTACAGAAGATGGGTGGGAGTCTGAAAGAATCACTGAATCT gtgA
- the acd gene encoding adrenocortical dysplasia protein homolog isoform X1 → MNPPKIKRRRMAELEPWIEKLIQNYGESQCETTVKANVVGVCDISDSQRMEHTDACMLFMSDGSAVIPAVLSDAAWERLQDLEEMESFTGLHNAIVYIRSFELKFDMNPDLASCQFYLKVNQMNIVCIASKQQHPPSCTSLESVRDQIRKTWRSLREGSVSSASGVSLSSLLDVWHNDIIINILNDATEKITMSATYCPSVATPTHWHRERLHWRGQEQFIVPVPFLLIPEEQRELMTADPMCAGAESESETPNDLAPPPEESHPTGASSANQTMAAQDGISGSCPDEGQSTLVHTRPEVLCGTGELSGDGESPWDMFTEEPALLGRCSTSDSNDPEQESQSILKEAAPLPIATSTQTQFSKQNSAGESEDGITRSQRPKPTQFSPSHSSDKSFRDPSQEQDKERAQSPPSWLIHNTAPPSERTPLEPSPAGAKPLASPPTKARKKCCYIVPVSLSQVHSDGTPFSYLYHPQPQVATALGHFQIPGHLIQWAVRYLGTSDCADVSAEAGS, encoded by the exons ATGAATCCACCAAAGATAAAACGTCGCCGAATGGCAGAGCTAGAGCCGTGGATAGAGAAACTCATCCAAAATTACGGCGAAAGCCAGTGTGAAACGACTGTAAAAGCAAACGTGGTCGGG GTGTGTGATATATCAGACTCGCAGCGGATGGAGCACACAGATGCCTGTATGCTGTTCATGTCCGATGGGAGCGCTGTCATTCCCGCGGTGCTGAGCGACGCCGCGTGGGAGCGTCTGCAGGA CTTGGAGGAGATGGAGTCTTTCACAGGCCTGCACAATGCTATAGTATACATTCGCAGCTTTGAGCTGAAATTCGACATGAACCCTGATCTG gcaTCCTGCCAGTTTTACTTGAAAGTCAATCAAATGAACATCGTATGCATCGCCTCAAAGCAACAACACCCCCCCAGCTG TACAAGTCTCGAATCAGTCAGAGATCAGATCAGAAAGACGTGGAG ATCCCTCAGGGAGGGTTCAGTAAGTTCAGCCTCTG GGGTCTCGCTCTCATCTCTATTGGACGTGTGGCACAAtgacattataataaatattctaaatgaTGCAACAGAGAAAATAACTATGTCTGCAACATATTGTCCAAGTGTGGCGACACCAACTCACTGGCACCGGGAGAGACTTCATTGGAGG GGACAGGAGCAGTTCATTGTCCCCGTGCCTTTTCTTCTCATCCCGGAGGAACAGAGGGAGCTGATGACAGCTGATCCCA TGTGCGCAGGTGCAGAGAGCGAGAGCGAGACGCCAAATGACTTGGCCCCGCCCCCTGAAGAATCGCATCCAACCGGCGCGTCGAGTGCAAACCAAACAATGGCCGCTCAGGACGGTATAAGTGGCTCATGTCCAGATGAAGGACAGTCTACTCTGGTGCACACAAGACCAG AGGTTTTGTGTGGAACGGGGGAGCTGTCTGGGGACGGAGAGAGCCCATGGGATATGTTCACAGAAGAGCCAGCTCTATTAGGTAGATGTTCCACCTCAGACTCAAATG ACCCAGAACAAGAAAGTCAATCGATTTTAAAGGAAGCCGCTCCATTGCCTATAGCAACAAGCACCCAAACCCAGTTCTCAAAGCAGAACTCAGCAGGGGAGTCGGAGGATGGCATTACACGCAGTCAGAGACCAAAACCGACCCAGTTTAGTCCGTCCCACTCAAGTGATAAGTCTTTCAGAGACCCCAGTCAGGAGCAAGACAAAGAACGTGCGCAGAGTCCTCCCTCGTGGCTCATCCATAATACAGCCCCACCCTCTGAACGGACGCCCCTAGAGCCTTCACCTGCTGGGGCAAAGCCCTTAGCATCTCCACCCACCAAAGCCAGGAAA AAATGTTGCTACATTGTCCCAGTTTCCCTGTCGCAGGTGCACTCAGATGGAACGCCTTTTTCCTATTTGTATCATCCACAGCCTCAGGTTGCCACAGCCCTCGGCCATTTCCA AATCCCAGGGCATCTAATACAGTGGGCGGTGCGTTATCTGGGGACCTCTGACTGTGCAGATGTCAGCGCTGAAGCTGGTTCATAA
- the thap11 gene encoding THAP domain-containing protein 11 encodes MPGFTCCVPGCYNNSHRDRDLRFYTFPKDPTQREIWLKNISRAGVSGCFSTFQPTTGHRVCSVHFPGGRKTYTIRVPTLFPLRGVNERKSRRGRSRKVSAVVPIITSVVSTANESAAVDEEGDTENATVVQIGQNGQYIAPVDLTSTGDGSCLAAMVSDSGGNLSGGSASCPVADLALCGVDHSYSLTTGTTSAELLRKLNEQRDIIALMEIKMKEMKNTIRQLRVNEARLQEELRERDRLISANTIIKRKL; translated from the coding sequence ATGCCCGGCTTTACTTGCTGCGTGCCCGGATGCTACAATAACTCACATCGGGATCGCGATTTGCGATTCTACACCTTTCCGAAGGATCCCACTCAGCGAGAGATATGGCTGAAGAACATTTCGCGGGCCGGGGTGAGCGGCTGCTTCAGCACTTTCCAGCCCACCACGGGCCACCGGGTCTGCAGCGTGCACTTTCCCGGCGGCAGGAAAACCTACACCATTCGCGTCCCGACCCTCTTCCCTCTGCGCGGGGTGAACGAGAGGAAGAGCAGGCGAGGTAGGAGCAGGAAGGTCTCCGCGGTCGTGCCCATCATCACCAGCGTCGTTTCCACGGCTAATGAGTCAGCGGCAGTGGACGAAGAGGGGGACACCGAGAACGCCACCGTGGTGCAGATAGGTCAGAACGGCCAGTACATCGCGCCCGTGGACCTCACGTCTACAGGAGACGGCTCCTGCCTCGCAGCGATGGTCTCGGACTCAGGCGGAAACCTGTCGGGGGGCAGCGCATCTTGCCCCGTAGCCGACCTCGCACTGTGCGGGGTGGATCACTCGTACTCGCTAACCACAGGCACAACGTCCGCTGAACTGCTGAGGAAGCTGAACGAGCAGCGGGACATCATCGCGCTGATGGAGATCAAAATGAAGGAGATGAAGAACACCATCCGACAGCTGCGCGTCAACGAGGCACGGCTGCAGGAGGAGCTGCGGGAGCGGGACCGTCTGATCTCCGCCAACACCATTATTAAGAGAAAACTCTGA